A region from the Musa acuminata AAA Group cultivar baxijiao chromosome BXJ1-10, Cavendish_Baxijiao_AAA, whole genome shotgun sequence genome encodes:
- the LOC104001030 gene encoding aspartyl protease family protein 2: MASCKAWHLFLFCCLLQPFRSSASLYNWSSSATHGSPLPGIELPTHLSFNAVTSAGESGCDDHLDAAGGSPNKDEQGFLYDNMDRGGVEDNESAKDGAAQALRLHLKHRSTRDWAAPNRTKKESLEHSANKDALRIGTLFRRITERKNQNAISRLAAAAEHRAVVAEMGRKTAIATHPKQGGQLMAMVESGVTLGSGEYFIDVFVGTPPRHFPLILDTGSDLNWIQCLPCHDCFEQHGPVYDPAASSSYRNVSCADPRCGLVSSPDPPQPCRSAAANGGRDQPCPYFYWYGDSSNTTGDLALETFTMNLTAPDGAGAEFRRVDDVIFGCGHWNRGLFHGAAGLLGLGRGPLSFSSQLRSLYGHTFSYCLVDRNSDLSVSSKLIFGEDPSLLGRPGLNYTSFVTGKENLVDTFYYVQIKAILVGGEALQIPPATWELAKDGSGGTIIDSGTILSYVADPAYQKIREAIVKRVKYPMVADFPVLNPCYNVSGVPKVELPEFAILFGDGAMWNFPKENYFIRLDPEDIMCLAILPTPQRGISILGNNQQQNFHITYDLKNSRLGFAPARCAEL, encoded by the coding sequence ATGGCCTCCTGCAAAGCATGGCACCTCTTCCTATTCTGCTGTCTTCTCCAACCGTTTCGATCTTCAGCTTCTCTCTACAACTGGAGTTCTTCGGCGACGCACGGATCTCCGCTCCCCGGGATCGAATTGCCTACCCACTTGAGCTTCAACGCCGTCACCTCCGCCGGGGAGTCCGGCTGTGACGACCACCTTGACGCGGCCGGCGGATCGCCCAACAAAGATGAGCAAGGATTTTTGTACGATAACATGGATCGGGGAGGGGTGGAAGACAACGAAAGCGCCAAGGATGGGGCGGCGCAGGCCTTGAGGCTCCACCTCAAGCACCGGTCTACAAGGGATTGGGCGGCGCCGAACAGGACCAAGAAGGAATCCTTGGAGCACTCCGCCAATAAAGACGCCCTTAGAATCGGGACCCTCTTCCGGCGGATCACCGAACGGAAGAACCAAAACGCCATCTCCCGCCTCGCCGCCGCTGCTGAACACCGCGCGGTCGTCGCCGAGATGGGACGAAAGACGGCAATCGCGACGCACCCGAAACAGGGCGGGCAGCTGATGGCCATGGTCGAGTCCGGAGTCACCCTGGGATCCGGCGAGTACTTCATCGACGTCTTCGTCGGTACGCCGCCGCGCCACTTTCCCCTCATCCTCGACACCGGAAGCGACTTGAATTGGATCCAGTGCCTCCCCTGCCACGACTGCTTCGAGCAGCACGGCCCGGTCTACGACCCCGCCGCCTCCTCTTCCTACCGCAACGTCAGCTGCGCCGACCCCCGCTGCGGCCTCGTCTCGTCGCCCGACCCGCCCCAGCCCTGTCGCTCCGCCGCCGCTAATGGCGGCCGCGACCAACCCTGCCCCTACTTCTACTGGTACGGCGACAGCTCCAACACCACCGGAGACCTCGCGCTCGAGACCTTCACCATGAACCTGACGGCCCCGGACGGCGCCGGCGCCGAGTTCCGCCGCGTGGACGACGTCATCTTCGGGTGCGGCCACTGGAACCGCGGGCTCTTCCACGGAGCCGCCGGGCTCCTGGGCCTCGGCCGGGGGCCGCTCTCCTTCTCCTCCCAACTCCGCTCGCTCTACGGCCACACCTTCTCCTACTGCCTCGTCGACCGCAACAGCGACCTCAGCGTCAGCAGCAAGCTCATCTTCGGCGAGGACCCGAGCTTGCTCGGCCGCCCGGGCTTGAACTACACCTCCTTCGTCACCGGGAAGGAGAACCTCGTTGACACCTTCTACTACGTCCAGATTAAAGCAATCCTCGTCGGCGGCGAGGCACTGCAGATACCACCGGCGACATGGGAGCTGGCGAAGGACGGCAGCGGCGGGACCATCATCGATTCCGGCACCATACTGAGCTACGTCGCCGACCCGGCGTATCAGAAGATTAGAGAAGCCATCGTCAAGAGGGTAAAGTACCCGATGGTGGCAGACTTCCCGGTGCTGAATCCTTGCTACAATGTATCCGGAGTACCCAAGGTGGAGCTGCCGGAATTCGCGATCTTGTTCGGAGACGGCGCGATGTGGAACTTCCCGAAGGAGAACTACTTCATCCGGCTGGATCCGGAGGACATCATGTGTCTCGCCATCCTGCCGACGCCGCAGCGGGGGATCTCCATCCTGGGCAATAACCAGCAGCAGAACTTCCACATCACGTACGACTTGAAGAATTCCCGGCTGGGATTCGCGCCGGCGAGGTGCGCCGAGTTGTAG
- the LOC104001031 gene encoding transcription factor bHLH144, with protein sequence MQRNPRYLAGKVPLEDGYGFDSGAGAYYPYGGAPVAGHEHRDFPAPLNNIEFQPSETCPKNFVIFDQTRHRSRVMFHPSLAHKFGSPGFDAYGTHAHDAGQSAHRDHDEETEDIDALLSSEEGEDDDVVSTGRTPGSWAGHSPDTACSSHSKSASSRKQVSGTAGSSSGKREKMKKMVKTLKGIIPGGDRMDTPAVLDEAVKYLKSLKVEVKKLGMKHLDN encoded by the coding sequence ATGCAGAGGAACCCGAGATACTTAGCCGGAAAAGTTCCACTTGAGGACGGCTACGGCTTCGATTCCGGCGCAGGCGCTTACTACCCTTACGGCGGCGCCCCTGTTGCAGGGCACGAGCACCGTGATTTCCCTGCCCCGCTCAACAATATCGAGTTCCAGCCGTCGGAGACATGCCCCAAGAACTTTGTCATCTTTGACCAGACACGTCACAGGAGCCGGGTCATGTTCCACCCTTCGCTGGCGCACAAGTTCGGCTCTCCCGGCTTCGACGCCTACGGAACTCACGCTCACGACGCCGGCCAAAGTGCGCACAGGGATCACGACGAAGAGACGGAGGACATCGACGCGTTGCTGAGTTCGGAAGAAGGCGAAGACGACGACGTGGTGAGCACGGGGAGGACGCCGGGCAGCTGGGCAGGCCATTCCCCGGACACCGCCTGCTCCTCGCACTCGAAGTCCGCTTCTTCCAGGAAGCAAGTCTCCGGGACCGCCGGCAGTAGCAGCGGCAAAagggagaagatgaagaagatggtGAAGACACTCAAGGGCATCATCCCCGGTGGCGATCGCATGGACACTCCTGCCGTCCTCGACGAGGCCGTCAAGTACCTGAAATCTCTCAAAGTGGAAGTCAAGAAGCTGGGGATGAAGCACCTCGACAACTGA
- the LOC104001027 gene encoding zinc finger protein NUTCRACKER, translated as MAGEAVSKASQPLNPCPDPNLPPVVKKKRNLPGTPDPEAEVIALSPGTLLATNRFLCEICGKGFQRDQNLQLHRRGHNLPWKLKQRSGKEPRKRVYVCPEESCIHHNPARALGDLTGIKKHFCRKHGEKKWKCDKCSKRYAVQSDWKAHSKTCGTREYRCDCGVLFSRRDSFITHRAFCDALAEETARVSVAYTMTNTTSIGSVDSLLQDGVMTPNIWKHLSPNLKPNIMDREVGQQDRHWCSSWMGHGGQLDNAFDGTTAMSEINQAGLVDSQLSWIHCNKLSSLPTSNTLKPLTGSVPSLFTSLPHRPAPDISATALLQKAAQVGAISTTPFSGSFGLPECQNTSAGDGSVFDGLLIHEFAASNTDEVNYITRSRSMLRDCLGGETRDFLGVGVQTLCQPSANGWI; from the exons ATCCTGAAGCAGAGGTGATTGCGCTCTCCCCGGGAACCCTCTTGGCCACCAATCGATTCCTGTGCGAGATCTGTGGCAAAGGCTTCCAGCGAGACCAAAACCTGCAGCTCCACAGGCGAGGCCACaacctaccatggaagctgaagcAGAGGAGCGGCAAGGAGCCGAGGAAGCGGGTGTACGTGTGCCCGGAGGAGAGCTGCATCCACCATAACCCCGCGCGGGCGCTTGGTGATCTCACGGGCATCAAGAAGCACTTCTGCCGCAAGCATggcgagaagaagtggaagtgcgACAAGTGCTCCAAGCGGTACGCCGTGCAGTCCGACTGGAAGGCCCACTCTAAGACTTGCGGCACGAGAGAGTATCGCTGCGACTGCGGCGTCCTTTTCTCCAG GAGAGACAGCTTCATAACCCATAGGGCTTTCTGTGATGCTCTGGCTGAAGAAACCGCAAGAGTTTCAGTAGCATACACCATGACGAACACGACATCGATCGGCAGTGTCGATTCTCTTCTTCAAGATGGTGTAATGACACCCAACATATGGAAACATCTTTCGCCAAATCTTAAGCCAAACATTATGGATCGTGAGGTTGGTCAGCAGGATAGACACTGGTGTTCATCGTGGATGGGCCATGGAGGTCAGCTCGATAATGCCTTTGATGGAACTACTGCTATGTCTGAGATCAACCAAGCTGGGTTGGTCGACAGTCAATTGAGTTGGATCCATTGCAACAAGTTGTCGTCATTGCCAACTTCAAACACTTTGAAGCCTCTCACGGGAAGCGTTCCTTCCTTGTTTACTTCGCTGCCTCACCGTCCTGCTCCCGATATATCTGCCACGGCATTGCTGCAAAAGGCTGCACAAGTCGGCGCGATCTCCACCACCCCATTCTCGGGGAGCTTTGGGCTGCCCGAGTGCCAGAACACAAGCGCCGGTGACGGCAGCGTCTTTGATGGCTTGCTCATTCATGAATTCGCTGCGTCGAACACGGACGAGGTAAATTACATCACAAGGAGCCGCAGCATGCTAAGAGATTGTCTTGGAGGAGAGACCCGGGACTTCTTAGGAGTTGGGGTGCAGACTCTTTGTCAGCCATCAGCAAATGGATGGATCTGA
- the LOC104001028 gene encoding rac-like GTP-binding protein 7 isoform X2 gives MSTARFIKCVTVGDGAVGKTCMLISYTSNTFPTDYVPTVFDNFSANVIVDGSTVNLGLWDTAGQEDYNRLRPLSYRGADVFLLAFSLTSKASYENIYKKWIPELRHYAPNVPIVLVGTKLDLREDKQFFIDHPGATPITTVQGEELKKMIGAAVYTECSSKTQQNVKAVFDAAIKVVLCPPKPKKKTRKQRTCFIL, from the exons ATGAGCACGGCAAGGTTCATCAAATGCGTGACGGTTGGCGACGGGGCAGTCGGGAAGACCTGCATGCTCATCTCCTACACCAGCAATACTTTTCCGACG GATTATGTCCCGACTGTGTTCGATAACTTCAGTGCTAATGTAATAGTTGATGGAAGCACAGTGAACCTTGGGCTTTGGGACACAGCAG GACAAGAGGACTACAATAGGCTCAGACCTCTCAGTTACAGAGGAGCTGATGTATTTCTTTTAGCATTTTCTCTCACCAGTAAGGCCAGCTATGAGAACATATACAAGAAG TGGATTCCTGAGTTGAGACATTACGCTCCAAATGTGCCGATTGTGCTAGTTGGGACTAAACTTG ACTTACGTGAAGACAAGCAATTTTTCATTGATCACCCTGGGGCAACACCTATCACAACTGTACAG GGAGAAGAGCTAAAGAAAATGATAGGTGCGGCTGTCTACACAGAATGTAGTTCCAAGACTCAACAG aatgtGAAGGCTGTATTTGATGCTGCAATTAAGGTGGTTCTTTGTCCACCAAAGCCAAAGAAAAAGACCAGAAAGCAGAGGACCTGTTTCATTCTATAA
- the LOC135595727 gene encoding large ribosomal subunit protein eL20z-like, whose translation MSEESKDKPQCSTFHGASDHAQPASIGFPLPVPPPGLTIAHSPSPASPAGLTAAQPPFPAPPQQPLPPSYAHDYQAAPGYAHVVEGRPETLPSLPCCGLGIGWVLFIIGFFLAAIPWYVGVFFLLCARVDHREKPGLVACTIAAALSAIAAIIGGATS comes from the exons ATGAGCGAGGAGAGCAAGGACAAGCCGCAATGCAGCACCTTCCATGGCGCCTCCGACCACGCCCAGCCCGCCAGCATCGGCTTCCCCCTGCCGGTGCCGCCGCCAGGCCTAACAATCGCCCATTCCCCCTCTCCTGCCTCTCCGGCCGGCTTAACCGCCGCTCAACCTCCCTTCCCTGCGCCTCCGCAGCAGCCGTTGCCTCCCTCTTACGCCCACGACTACCAGGCCGCCCCAG GTTATGCACATGTCGTTGAAGGAAGACCAGAGACACTGCCAAGCCTCCCTTGCTGCGGTTTGGGCATCGGTTGGGTTTT GTTCATAATTGGATTCTTTCTGGCTGCGATCCCATGGTATGTTGGCGTGTTTTTTCTACTTTGTGCCAGAGTAGACCACAGAGAGAAACCAGGCTTAGTCGCTTGCACAATTGCA GCTGCGCTTTCTGCAATTGCTGCGATTATCGGTGGTGCAACCAGTTGA
- the LOC104001028 gene encoding rac-like GTP-binding protein 7 isoform X1, protein MSTARFIKCVTVGDGAVGKTCMLISYTSNTFPTDYVPTVFDNFSANVIVDGSTVNLGLWDTAGQEDYNRLRPLSYRGADVFLLAFSLTSKASYENIYKKVINTLGMFSFSFHASLCPLFVSHDLLFFSQWIPELRHYAPNVPIVLVGTKLDLREDKQFFIDHPGATPITTVQGEELKKMIGAAVYTECSSKTQQNVKAVFDAAIKVVLCPPKPKKKTRKQRTCFIL, encoded by the exons ATGAGCACGGCAAGGTTCATCAAATGCGTGACGGTTGGCGACGGGGCAGTCGGGAAGACCTGCATGCTCATCTCCTACACCAGCAATACTTTTCCGACG GATTATGTCCCGACTGTGTTCGATAACTTCAGTGCTAATGTAATAGTTGATGGAAGCACAGTGAACCTTGGGCTTTGGGACACAGCAG GACAAGAGGACTACAATAGGCTCAGACCTCTCAGTTACAGAGGAGCTGATGTATTTCTTTTAGCATTTTCTCTCACCAGTAAGGCCAGCTATGAGAACATATACAAGAAGGTAATAAATACCCTTGGCATGTTTTCTTTCAGCTTTCATGCATCATTGTGTCCTCTATTTGTATCTCATGACCTTCTCTTTTTTTCGCAGTGGATTCCTGAGTTGAGACATTACGCTCCAAATGTGCCGATTGTGCTAGTTGGGACTAAACTTG ACTTACGTGAAGACAAGCAATTTTTCATTGATCACCCTGGGGCAACACCTATCACAACTGTACAG GGAGAAGAGCTAAAGAAAATGATAGGTGCGGCTGTCTACACAGAATGTAGTTCCAAGACTCAACAG aatgtGAAGGCTGTATTTGATGCTGCAATTAAGGTGGTTCTTTGTCCACCAAAGCCAAAGAAAAAGACCAGAAAGCAGAGGACCTGTTTCATTCTATAA